From one Equus asinus isolate D_3611 breed Donkey chromosome 5, EquAss-T2T_v2, whole genome shotgun sequence genomic stretch:
- the MXRA8 gene encoding matrix remodeling-associated protein 8 — MELRSRVLFWKLVLLQSSAVLLSSGPSGPGMAGSSVVSESVVSWAAGAQATLRCQSPRMVWTQDRLHDRQRVVHWDLSGGPAGGPTRRLVDMYSAGEQRVYETRDRGRLLLPPSAFHDGNFSLLIRAVEETDEGLYTCNLHHHYCHLYESLAVRLEVTDNPRAAGAHWDGEKEVLVAERGAPALLTCVNRAHVWTDRHLEEAQQVVHWDRQPPGVPHDRADRLLDLYASGERRAYGPPFLRDRVAVAVDAFARGDFSLRIDPLEPADEGTYSCHLHHHYCGLHERRVFHLRVTEPAAQPPPRDSPGNGSSHSSAPRPDPTLARGRSVINVIVPEGRAHFFQQLGYVLATLLLFILLLITVILATRQRRRGGYEYSGKKSGRSKGKDMNMAEFAVATGDQPLYRTEDIQLDYKNNILKERAGLAHSPLPAKYVDLDNEFRKEYCK, encoded by the exons ATGGAGCTGCGGTCCCGAGTCCTGTTCTGGAAACTTGTGCTTCTTCAGA gcTCTGCTGTCCTTCTGTCCTCAG ggCCGTCTGGGCCCGGGATGGCCGGCAGCTCGGTGGTGTCGGAATCTGTCGTGAGCTGGGCGGCCGGCGCCCAGGCCACGCTGCGCTGCCAAAGCCCTCGTATGGTGTGGACCCAGGACCGGCTGCACGACCGCCAGCGCGTGGTCCACTGGGACCTCAGCGGCGGCCCTGCCGGCGGCCCCACGCGCCGACTGGTGGACATGTACTCGGCGGGCGAGCAGCGCGTGTACGAGACGCGCGACCGCGGCCGCCTGCTGCTGCCGCCCTCCGCCTTCCACGACGGCAACTTCTCGCTGCTCATCCGGG CGGTGGAGGAGACAGACGAGGGCCTGTACACCTGTAACCTCCACCACCACTACTGCCACCTCTACGAGAGCCTGGCCGTCCGTCTCGAGGTCACTGACAACC CCCGGGCCGCCGGCGCACATTGGGACGGCGAGAAGGAGGTGCTGGTGGCGGAGCGCGGGGCTCCCGCGCTGCTGACGTGCGTGAACCGCGCACACGTGTGGACCGACCGGCACCTGGAGGAGGCGCAGCAGGTGGTGCACTGGGACCGGCAGCCGCCCGGGGTGCCGCACGACCGCGCCGACCGCCTGCTCGACCTGTACGCGTCGGGCGAGCGCCGCGCCTACGGGCCGCCCTTCCTGCGCGACCGCGTGGCGGTGGCAGTGGACGCCTTTGCGCGCGGCGACTTCTCTCTGCGCATCGACCCGCTGGAGCCTGCCGACGAGGGCACCTACTCCTGCCACCTGCACCACCACTACTGCGGCCTGCACGAGCGCCGCGTCTTCCACCTGAGGGTCACCGAGCCCGCCGCACAGCCTCCCCCGCGGGACTCGCCGGGCAACGGCTCCAGCCACAGCAGCGCCCCCCGGCCAG ACCCCACGCTGGCGCGCGGCCGCAGCGTCATCAACGTCATCGTCCCCGAGGGCAGGGCCCACTTCTTTCAGCAGCTGGGCTACGTGCTGGCTACTCTGCTGCTCTTCATCCTGCTGCTCATCACCGTCATCCTGGCCACCCGCCAGCGTCGCCGCGGAG GCTACGAGTACTCGGGCAAGAAATCGGGGCGGTCAAAGGG gaAGGACATGAACATGGCGGAGTTTGCTGTCGCCACAGGGGACCAGCCTCTTTACAGGACTGAGGACATCCAACTAG attACAAAAACAACATCCTGAAGGAGAGAGCTGGGCTTGCCCATAGCCCCCTGCCTGCCAAGTATGTGGACTTGGACAACG AGTTCAGGAAGGAGTACTGCAAATAA
- the DVL1 gene encoding segment polarity protein dishevelled homolog DVL-1 isoform X1: MAETKIIYHMDEEETPYLVKLPVAPERVTLADFKNVLSNRPVHAYKFFFKSMDQDFGVVKEEISDDNAKLPCFNGRVVSWLVLAEGAHSDAGSQGTDGHADLPPPLERTGGIGDSRPPSFHPNVASSRDGMDNETSTESMVSHRRERVRRRNREEATRTNGHLRGDRRRDLGLPPDSTSTVLSSELESSSFIDSDEDDNTSRLSSSTEQSTSSRLIRKHKRRRRKQRMRQTDRASSFSSITDSTMSLNIITVTLNMERHHFLGISIVGQSNDRGDGGIYIGSIMKGGAVAADGRIEPGDMLLQVNDVNFENMSNDDAVRMLREIVSQTGPISLTVAKCWDPTPRSYFTIPRADPVRPIDPAAWLSHTAALTGALPRYGTSPCSSAVSRTSSSSLTSSVPGAAQLEEAPLTVKSDMGAIVRVMQLPDSGLEIRDRMWLKITIANAVIGADVVDWLYTHVEGFKERREARKYASSMLKRGFLRHTVNKITFSEQCYYVFGDLCSNLAALNLNSGSSGASEQDTLAPLPHPAAPWPLGQGYPYQYPGPPPCFPPAYQDPSFSYGSGSAGSQQSEGSKSSGSTRSAGGSSRRALGREKEHRAAGAGGSGSESDHTAPSGVGGSGWRERPASQLSCGSSPRSQASAAAPGLPPLHPLTKAYSVVGGPPGGPPVRELAAVPPELTGSRQSFQKAMGNPCEFFVDIM, from the exons ATGGCGGAGACCAAGATCATCTATCACATGGACGAGGAGGAGACGCCGTACCTGGTCAAGCTGCCCGTGGCGCCCGAGCGCGTCACGCTGGCCGACTTCAAGAACGTGCTCAGCAACCGGCCCGTGCACGCCTACAAATTCTTCTTCAAGTCCATGGACCAGGACTTCGG GGTGGTGAAGGAGGAGATCTCCGATGATAATGCCAAGCTGCCTTGTTTCAACGGCCGTGTGGTCTCCTGG CTCGTGCTGGCCGAGGGCGCACACTCAGACGCAGGGTCTCAGGGCACTGATGGTCACGCAGACCTGCCCCCGCCTCTTGAGCGGACAGGCGGCATCGGGGACTCCCGGCCCCCCTCCTTCCA CCCAAATGTGGCCAGCAGCCGTGATGGGATGGACAACGAGACCAGCACAGAGTCCATGGTCAGCCACCGGCGGGAGCGAGTCCGACGCCGGAACCGTGAAGAGG CCACCCGGACCAACGGGCACCTTAGGGGGGACCGGCGGCGGGACCTAGGGCTGCCCCCTGACAGCACGTCCACTGTGCTGAGCAGTGAACTCGAGTCCAGCAGCTTCATCGACTCAGACGAGGATGACAACACAAGCCG GCTGAGCAGCTCCACGGAGCAGAGCACCTCCTCCCGGCTCATCCGGAAGCACAAGCGCCGGCGGCGGAAGCAGCGCATGCGGCAGACGGACCGT gcctcctcttTCAGCAGCATCACAGACTCCACTATGTCCCTGAATATCATCACCGTCACGCTCAATATGG AGAGGCACCACTTCTTGGGCATCAGCATTGTGGGCCAGAGCAACGACCGGGGCGACGGCGGCATCTACATCGGCTCCATCATGAAGGGCGGGGCTGTGGCCGCCGATGGCCGCATCGAGCCTGGTGACATGCTGCTGCAG GTGAATGACGTCAACTTTGAGAACATGAGCAATGACGACGCCGTGCGGATGCTGCGGGAGATCGTGTCCCAGACAGG GCCCATCAGCCTCACGGTGGCTAAGTGCTGGGACCCGACCCCCCGGAGCTACTTCACCATCCCAAGGG CTGACCCAGTTCGGCCCATCGACCCAGCCGCCTGGCTGTCCCACACAGCGGCGCTGACTGGAGCCCTGCCCCGCTACGGTACGAGCCCCTGCTCCAGCGCCGTCTCGCGCACCAGCTCCTCCTCACTAACCAGCTCTGTGCCCGGCGCTGCAC AGCTGGAAGAGGCGCCACTGACCGTGAAGAGTGACATGGGCGCCATCGTTCGGGTCATGCAGCTGCCAGACTCCGGCCTGGAGATCCGCGACCGTATGTGGCTCAAGATCACCATCGCCAACGCCGTCATCG GGGCGGATGTGGTGGACTGGCTGTACACACACGTGGAGGGCTTCAAGGAGCGGCGGGAGGCGCGGAAGTACGCCAGCAGCATGCTGAAGCGTGGTTTCCTGCGGCACACCGTGAACAAGATCACCTTCTCCGAGCAGTGCTACTACGTCTTCGGGGACCTGTGCAGCA ATCTCGCGGCCCTGAACCTCAACAGTGGCTCCAGTGGGGCCTCAGAGCAGGACACGCTGGCCCCGCTGCCCCACCCGGCCGCTCCCTGGCCCCTCGGTCAGGGTTACCCCTACCAGTACCCGGGGCCCCCGCCCTGCTTCCCGCCCGCATACCAGGACCCCAGCTTCAGCTACGGCAGCGGCAGTGCTGGGAGTCAGCAGAGTGAAG GAAGCAAAAGCAGTGGGTCCACCCGGAGCGCCGGCGGGAGCAGCCGGCGGGCACTGGGCCGAGAAAAGGAGCACCGGGCGGCTGGAGCTGGGGGCAGCGGCAGCGAGTCGGATCACACAGCGCCAAGTGGGGTGGGTGGCAGTGGCTGGCGGGAGCGTCCGGCTAGCCAGCtcagctgtggcagcagcccacgcAGCCAGGCCTCGGCCGCTGCCCCGGGGCTCCCCCCACTGCACCCCCTGACGAAGGCCTACTCGGTAGTGGGTGGGCCGCCTGGGGGGCCACCTGTTCGGGAGCTGGCTGCTGTCCCCCCAGAGCTGACAGGCAGCCGCCAGTCTTTCCAGAAGGCCATGGGGAACCCCTGTGAGTTCTTCGTTGACATCATGTGA
- the DVL1 gene encoding segment polarity protein dishevelled homolog DVL-1 isoform X3: MAETKIIYHMDEEETPYLVKLPVAPERVTLADFKNVLSNRPVHAYKFFFKSMDQDFGVVKEEISDDNAKLPCFNGRVVSWLVLAEGAHSDAGSQGTDGHADLPPPLERTGGIGDSRPPSFHPNVASSRDGMDNETSTESMVSHRRERVRRRNREEATRTNGHLRGDRRRDLGLPPDSTSTVLSSELESSSFIDSDEDDNTSRLSSSTEQSTSSRLIRKHKRRRRKQRMRQTDRASSFSSITDSTMSLNIITVTLNMERHHFLGISIVGQSNDRGDGGIYIGSIMKGGAVAADGRIEPGDMLLQVNDVNFENMSNDDAVRMLREIVSQTGPISLTVAKCWDPTPRSYFTIPRADPVRPIDPAAWLSHTAALTGALPRYGTSPCSSAVSRTSSSSLTSSVPGAAQLEEAPLTVKSDMGAIVRVMQLPDSGLEIRDRMWLKITIANAVIGADVVDWLYTHVEGFKERREARKYASSMLKRGFLRHTVNKITFSEQCYYVFGDLCSNLAALNLNSGSSGASEQDTLAPLPHPAAPWPLGQGYPYQYPGPPPCFPPAYQDPSFSYGSGSAGSQQSEALD, from the exons ATGGCGGAGACCAAGATCATCTATCACATGGACGAGGAGGAGACGCCGTACCTGGTCAAGCTGCCCGTGGCGCCCGAGCGCGTCACGCTGGCCGACTTCAAGAACGTGCTCAGCAACCGGCCCGTGCACGCCTACAAATTCTTCTTCAAGTCCATGGACCAGGACTTCGG GGTGGTGAAGGAGGAGATCTCCGATGATAATGCCAAGCTGCCTTGTTTCAACGGCCGTGTGGTCTCCTGG CTCGTGCTGGCCGAGGGCGCACACTCAGACGCAGGGTCTCAGGGCACTGATGGTCACGCAGACCTGCCCCCGCCTCTTGAGCGGACAGGCGGCATCGGGGACTCCCGGCCCCCCTCCTTCCA CCCAAATGTGGCCAGCAGCCGTGATGGGATGGACAACGAGACCAGCACAGAGTCCATGGTCAGCCACCGGCGGGAGCGAGTCCGACGCCGGAACCGTGAAGAGG CCACCCGGACCAACGGGCACCTTAGGGGGGACCGGCGGCGGGACCTAGGGCTGCCCCCTGACAGCACGTCCACTGTGCTGAGCAGTGAACTCGAGTCCAGCAGCTTCATCGACTCAGACGAGGATGACAACACAAGCCG GCTGAGCAGCTCCACGGAGCAGAGCACCTCCTCCCGGCTCATCCGGAAGCACAAGCGCCGGCGGCGGAAGCAGCGCATGCGGCAGACGGACCGT gcctcctcttTCAGCAGCATCACAGACTCCACTATGTCCCTGAATATCATCACCGTCACGCTCAATATGG AGAGGCACCACTTCTTGGGCATCAGCATTGTGGGCCAGAGCAACGACCGGGGCGACGGCGGCATCTACATCGGCTCCATCATGAAGGGCGGGGCTGTGGCCGCCGATGGCCGCATCGAGCCTGGTGACATGCTGCTGCAG GTGAATGACGTCAACTTTGAGAACATGAGCAATGACGACGCCGTGCGGATGCTGCGGGAGATCGTGTCCCAGACAGG GCCCATCAGCCTCACGGTGGCTAAGTGCTGGGACCCGACCCCCCGGAGCTACTTCACCATCCCAAGGG CTGACCCAGTTCGGCCCATCGACCCAGCCGCCTGGCTGTCCCACACAGCGGCGCTGACTGGAGCCCTGCCCCGCTACGGTACGAGCCCCTGCTCCAGCGCCGTCTCGCGCACCAGCTCCTCCTCACTAACCAGCTCTGTGCCCGGCGCTGCAC AGCTGGAAGAGGCGCCACTGACCGTGAAGAGTGACATGGGCGCCATCGTTCGGGTCATGCAGCTGCCAGACTCCGGCCTGGAGATCCGCGACCGTATGTGGCTCAAGATCACCATCGCCAACGCCGTCATCG GGGCGGATGTGGTGGACTGGCTGTACACACACGTGGAGGGCTTCAAGGAGCGGCGGGAGGCGCGGAAGTACGCCAGCAGCATGCTGAAGCGTGGTTTCCTGCGGCACACCGTGAACAAGATCACCTTCTCCGAGCAGTGCTACTACGTCTTCGGGGACCTGTGCAGCA ATCTCGCGGCCCTGAACCTCAACAGTGGCTCCAGTGGGGCCTCAGAGCAGGACACGCTGGCCCCGCTGCCCCACCCGGCCGCTCCCTGGCCCCTCGGTCAGGGTTACCCCTACCAGTACCCGGGGCCCCCGCCCTGCTTCCCGCCCGCATACCAGGACCCCAGCTTCAGCTACGGCAGCGGCAGTGCTGGGAGTCAGCAGAGTGAAG CCTTAGACTGA
- the DVL1 gene encoding segment polarity protein dishevelled homolog DVL-1 isoform X4, whose translation MAETKIIYHMDEEETPYLVKLPVAPERVTLADFKNVLSNRPVHAYKFFFKSMDQDFGVVKEEISDDNAKLPCFNGRVVSWLVLAEGAHSDAGSQGTDGHADLPPPLERTGGIGDSRPPSFHPNVASSRDGMDNETSTESMVSHRRERVRRRNREEATRTNGHLRGDRRRDLGLPPDSTSTVLSSELESSSFIDSDEDDNTSRLSSSTEQSTSSRLIRKHKRRRRKQRMRQTDRASSFSSITDSTMSLNIITVTLNMERHHFLGISIVGQSNDRGDGGIYIGSIMKGGAVAADGRIEPGDMLLQVNDVNFENMSNDDAVRMLREIVSQTGPISLTVAKCWDPTPRSYFTIPRADPVRPIDPAAWLSHTAALTGALPRYELEEAPLTVKSDMGAIVRVMQLPDSGLEIRDRMWLKITIANAVIGADVVDWLYTHVEGFKERREARKYASSMLKRGFLRHTVNKITFSEQCYYVFGDLCSNLAALNLNSGSSGASEQDTLAPLPHPAAPWPLGQGYPYQYPGPPPCFPPAYQDPSFSYGSGSAGSQQSEALD comes from the exons ATGGCGGAGACCAAGATCATCTATCACATGGACGAGGAGGAGACGCCGTACCTGGTCAAGCTGCCCGTGGCGCCCGAGCGCGTCACGCTGGCCGACTTCAAGAACGTGCTCAGCAACCGGCCCGTGCACGCCTACAAATTCTTCTTCAAGTCCATGGACCAGGACTTCGG GGTGGTGAAGGAGGAGATCTCCGATGATAATGCCAAGCTGCCTTGTTTCAACGGCCGTGTGGTCTCCTGG CTCGTGCTGGCCGAGGGCGCACACTCAGACGCAGGGTCTCAGGGCACTGATGGTCACGCAGACCTGCCCCCGCCTCTTGAGCGGACAGGCGGCATCGGGGACTCCCGGCCCCCCTCCTTCCA CCCAAATGTGGCCAGCAGCCGTGATGGGATGGACAACGAGACCAGCACAGAGTCCATGGTCAGCCACCGGCGGGAGCGAGTCCGACGCCGGAACCGTGAAGAGG CCACCCGGACCAACGGGCACCTTAGGGGGGACCGGCGGCGGGACCTAGGGCTGCCCCCTGACAGCACGTCCACTGTGCTGAGCAGTGAACTCGAGTCCAGCAGCTTCATCGACTCAGACGAGGATGACAACACAAGCCG GCTGAGCAGCTCCACGGAGCAGAGCACCTCCTCCCGGCTCATCCGGAAGCACAAGCGCCGGCGGCGGAAGCAGCGCATGCGGCAGACGGACCGT gcctcctcttTCAGCAGCATCACAGACTCCACTATGTCCCTGAATATCATCACCGTCACGCTCAATATGG AGAGGCACCACTTCTTGGGCATCAGCATTGTGGGCCAGAGCAACGACCGGGGCGACGGCGGCATCTACATCGGCTCCATCATGAAGGGCGGGGCTGTGGCCGCCGATGGCCGCATCGAGCCTGGTGACATGCTGCTGCAG GTGAATGACGTCAACTTTGAGAACATGAGCAATGACGACGCCGTGCGGATGCTGCGGGAGATCGTGTCCCAGACAGG GCCCATCAGCCTCACGGTGGCTAAGTGCTGGGACCCGACCCCCCGGAGCTACTTCACCATCCCAAGGG CTGACCCAGTTCGGCCCATCGACCCAGCCGCCTGGCTGTCCCACACAGCGGCGCTGACTGGAGCCCTGCCCCGCTACG AGCTGGAAGAGGCGCCACTGACCGTGAAGAGTGACATGGGCGCCATCGTTCGGGTCATGCAGCTGCCAGACTCCGGCCTGGAGATCCGCGACCGTATGTGGCTCAAGATCACCATCGCCAACGCCGTCATCG GGGCGGATGTGGTGGACTGGCTGTACACACACGTGGAGGGCTTCAAGGAGCGGCGGGAGGCGCGGAAGTACGCCAGCAGCATGCTGAAGCGTGGTTTCCTGCGGCACACCGTGAACAAGATCACCTTCTCCGAGCAGTGCTACTACGTCTTCGGGGACCTGTGCAGCA ATCTCGCGGCCCTGAACCTCAACAGTGGCTCCAGTGGGGCCTCAGAGCAGGACACGCTGGCCCCGCTGCCCCACCCGGCCGCTCCCTGGCCCCTCGGTCAGGGTTACCCCTACCAGTACCCGGGGCCCCCGCCCTGCTTCCCGCCCGCATACCAGGACCCCAGCTTCAGCTACGGCAGCGGCAGTGCTGGGAGTCAGCAGAGTGAAG CCTTAGACTGA
- the DVL1 gene encoding segment polarity protein dishevelled homolog DVL-1 isoform X2 has protein sequence MAETKIIYHMDEEETPYLVKLPVAPERVTLADFKNVLSNRPVHAYKFFFKSMDQDFGVVKEEISDDNAKLPCFNGRVVSWLVLAEGAHSDAGSQGTDGHADLPPPLERTGGIGDSRPPSFHPNVASSRDGMDNETSTESMVSHRRERVRRRNREEATRTNGHLRGDRRRDLGLPPDSTSTVLSSELESSSFIDSDEDDNTSRLSSSTEQSTSSRLIRKHKRRRRKQRMRQTDRASSFSSITDSTMSLNIITVTLNMERHHFLGISIVGQSNDRGDGGIYIGSIMKGGAVAADGRIEPGDMLLQVNDVNFENMSNDDAVRMLREIVSQTGPISLTVAKCWDPTPRSYFTIPRADPVRPIDPAAWLSHTAALTGALPRYELEEAPLTVKSDMGAIVRVMQLPDSGLEIRDRMWLKITIANAVIGADVVDWLYTHVEGFKERREARKYASSMLKRGFLRHTVNKITFSEQCYYVFGDLCSNLAALNLNSGSSGASEQDTLAPLPHPAAPWPLGQGYPYQYPGPPPCFPPAYQDPSFSYGSGSAGSQQSEGSKSSGSTRSAGGSSRRALGREKEHRAAGAGGSGSESDHTAPSGVGGSGWRERPASQLSCGSSPRSQASAAAPGLPPLHPLTKAYSVVGGPPGGPPVRELAAVPPELTGSRQSFQKAMGNPCEFFVDIM, from the exons ATGGCGGAGACCAAGATCATCTATCACATGGACGAGGAGGAGACGCCGTACCTGGTCAAGCTGCCCGTGGCGCCCGAGCGCGTCACGCTGGCCGACTTCAAGAACGTGCTCAGCAACCGGCCCGTGCACGCCTACAAATTCTTCTTCAAGTCCATGGACCAGGACTTCGG GGTGGTGAAGGAGGAGATCTCCGATGATAATGCCAAGCTGCCTTGTTTCAACGGCCGTGTGGTCTCCTGG CTCGTGCTGGCCGAGGGCGCACACTCAGACGCAGGGTCTCAGGGCACTGATGGTCACGCAGACCTGCCCCCGCCTCTTGAGCGGACAGGCGGCATCGGGGACTCCCGGCCCCCCTCCTTCCA CCCAAATGTGGCCAGCAGCCGTGATGGGATGGACAACGAGACCAGCACAGAGTCCATGGTCAGCCACCGGCGGGAGCGAGTCCGACGCCGGAACCGTGAAGAGG CCACCCGGACCAACGGGCACCTTAGGGGGGACCGGCGGCGGGACCTAGGGCTGCCCCCTGACAGCACGTCCACTGTGCTGAGCAGTGAACTCGAGTCCAGCAGCTTCATCGACTCAGACGAGGATGACAACACAAGCCG GCTGAGCAGCTCCACGGAGCAGAGCACCTCCTCCCGGCTCATCCGGAAGCACAAGCGCCGGCGGCGGAAGCAGCGCATGCGGCAGACGGACCGT gcctcctcttTCAGCAGCATCACAGACTCCACTATGTCCCTGAATATCATCACCGTCACGCTCAATATGG AGAGGCACCACTTCTTGGGCATCAGCATTGTGGGCCAGAGCAACGACCGGGGCGACGGCGGCATCTACATCGGCTCCATCATGAAGGGCGGGGCTGTGGCCGCCGATGGCCGCATCGAGCCTGGTGACATGCTGCTGCAG GTGAATGACGTCAACTTTGAGAACATGAGCAATGACGACGCCGTGCGGATGCTGCGGGAGATCGTGTCCCAGACAGG GCCCATCAGCCTCACGGTGGCTAAGTGCTGGGACCCGACCCCCCGGAGCTACTTCACCATCCCAAGGG CTGACCCAGTTCGGCCCATCGACCCAGCCGCCTGGCTGTCCCACACAGCGGCGCTGACTGGAGCCCTGCCCCGCTACG AGCTGGAAGAGGCGCCACTGACCGTGAAGAGTGACATGGGCGCCATCGTTCGGGTCATGCAGCTGCCAGACTCCGGCCTGGAGATCCGCGACCGTATGTGGCTCAAGATCACCATCGCCAACGCCGTCATCG GGGCGGATGTGGTGGACTGGCTGTACACACACGTGGAGGGCTTCAAGGAGCGGCGGGAGGCGCGGAAGTACGCCAGCAGCATGCTGAAGCGTGGTTTCCTGCGGCACACCGTGAACAAGATCACCTTCTCCGAGCAGTGCTACTACGTCTTCGGGGACCTGTGCAGCA ATCTCGCGGCCCTGAACCTCAACAGTGGCTCCAGTGGGGCCTCAGAGCAGGACACGCTGGCCCCGCTGCCCCACCCGGCCGCTCCCTGGCCCCTCGGTCAGGGTTACCCCTACCAGTACCCGGGGCCCCCGCCCTGCTTCCCGCCCGCATACCAGGACCCCAGCTTCAGCTACGGCAGCGGCAGTGCTGGGAGTCAGCAGAGTGAAG GAAGCAAAAGCAGTGGGTCCACCCGGAGCGCCGGCGGGAGCAGCCGGCGGGCACTGGGCCGAGAAAAGGAGCACCGGGCGGCTGGAGCTGGGGGCAGCGGCAGCGAGTCGGATCACACAGCGCCAAGTGGGGTGGGTGGCAGTGGCTGGCGGGAGCGTCCGGCTAGCCAGCtcagctgtggcagcagcccacgcAGCCAGGCCTCGGCCGCTGCCCCGGGGCTCCCCCCACTGCACCCCCTGACGAAGGCCTACTCGGTAGTGGGTGGGCCGCCTGGGGGGCCACCTGTTCGGGAGCTGGCTGCTGTCCCCCCAGAGCTGACAGGCAGCCGCCAGTCTTTCCAGAAGGCCATGGGGAACCCCTGTGAGTTCTTCGTTGACATCATGTGA